In one window of Leptospira sp. WS92.C1 DNA:
- the secF gene encoding protein translocase subunit SecF codes for MFDFIKYKYVSIGVSLALILFGFGYTFAIHGGFANSLDFNGGLRTVIEFDQSVDRKKLETYFGENNIEAVLLLLDKEKNHYQIDIGLGSIDSIFEKYKQKNALKPTDKVEVSGIDALISILVSDFGITKSKVLSANQVGAVVGGELSSTGVTLLGLTMVIILAYISFRFQFKFALGAIVALTHDLILTVAFIGFFQIKPSVPIIAALLTLLGYSINDTIVVFDRIRENASGNLNETFGQTINSSINQTLGRTFNTSFATLISIVAIIIGGATELFDFAYVLTFGIIIGTYSSIFIAAPLVDIYDHVIRRVRG; via the coding sequence ATGTTTGATTTTATAAAATATAAATATGTTTCTATTGGCGTTTCTCTCGCTTTGATTTTATTCGGATTTGGCTATACGTTTGCGATTCACGGAGGTTTTGCAAACTCTTTGGACTTTAACGGAGGACTCCGAACTGTAATCGAATTTGATCAATCCGTGGATCGTAAAAAACTCGAAACTTATTTTGGAGAAAACAATATCGAAGCGGTGCTTCTTCTTTTGGATAAGGAAAAAAATCACTATCAAATCGATATTGGCCTCGGTTCCATAGATTCCATCTTTGAAAAATACAAACAGAAAAATGCTCTGAAACCTACGGATAAGGTTGAGGTTTCGGGGATCGACGCCTTGATTTCCATTTTGGTTTCCGATTTTGGAATTACCAAAAGTAAGGTATTGAGTGCAAACCAAGTGGGGGCGGTTGTGGGCGGAGAACTTTCTTCCACGGGGGTTACTCTTCTCGGACTTACCATGGTGATCATTCTCGCGTATATCAGTTTTCGATTTCAGTTTAAGTTTGCGCTCGGAGCCATTGTCGCGTTGACTCACGATTTGATCTTAACCGTTGCATTTATCGGATTTTTTCAGATCAAACCGAGCGTGCCTATCATCGCCGCGCTTTTAACTCTGCTCGGATATTCCATCAACGATACGATTGTGGTTTTTGATAGAATTCGAGAGAATGCATCCGGTAATCTGAATGAGACGTTCGGTCAAACGATCAATTCCTCGATTAATCAAACTCTGGGAAGAACGTTTAACACGTCTTTTGCGACGCTGATCTCCATTGTGGCGATCATCATCGGAGGAGCCACTGAGTTGTTCGATTTCGCGTATGTTCTTACGTTCGGAATTATCATCGGAACCTATTCTTCAATTTTTATTGCCGCCCCTCTTGTGGATATTTACGATCACGTGATCAGAAGGGTCCGTGGCTGA
- a CDS encoding bifunctional diaminohydroxyphosphoribosylaminopyrimidine deaminase/5-amino-6-(5-phosphoribosylamino)uracil reductase — protein MPVLPETFREELYRLAFLSTGESSPNPPVSCLITDPDNTVIFAKGRTSPTGEPHAEKNAYSEFIKNGFAGKPHNVWVTLEPCGHHGKTPPCIDLILEHKPKTLYYGWRDPNPLVQKRNGLEECIRQGISVVQDFDLTQIASASLFGFSSRITKQRPTMIFKTAVSKEGFFASSDKKRTQLSGKRSSHFTSILRAKCDAVLVGPGTLFYDTPGLDFRISDSFLENEADFFSGRGQKFLLSENPHSTQNRKSNPGFSDLLQNVLKYGALPDVIRVHRESEARYQPYRVFLIFEEKNVTSEFIKKQKSINKRVGSKKCIFFLKKETVLKEDTIANLQFLSENEIYRVDPETFAEECLTILASIGVNLLMVEGGNLLYQSFVSKSGPDDLILKIQTSSSIPNGIKPDLKTGPENFLWKVSVEEDDWESYRCLQV, from the coding sequence ATGCCCGTTCTCCCGGAGACGTTTCGGGAGGAATTGTACAGACTTGCTTTTTTATCCACGGGTGAAAGTTCTCCGAACCCGCCCGTTTCCTGTCTCATTACAGATCCTGACAATACCGTTATATTTGCAAAAGGGAGAACCTCTCCAACGGGAGAACCTCACGCGGAAAAAAACGCATATTCCGAATTTATAAAGAACGGATTTGCCGGAAAGCCGCATAACGTCTGGGTTACACTCGAACCTTGCGGTCATCACGGCAAAACTCCTCCTTGTATCGACCTGATTTTGGAGCATAAACCGAAGACCTTATATTACGGTTGGAGGGATCCAAATCCTCTCGTTCAAAAAAGGAACGGTTTGGAGGAATGCATCCGCCAAGGCATTTCCGTTGTTCAGGATTTTGATCTCACTCAAATCGCGTCTGCAAGTCTATTCGGATTTTCTTCTCGGATCACAAAACAAAGACCCACGATGATTTTTAAAACCGCGGTTTCCAAAGAAGGTTTTTTCGCTTCTTCGGATAAAAAAAGAACCCAGCTTTCCGGAAAACGATCCTCTCATTTTACTTCGATTCTTCGAGCAAAGTGTGACGCGGTTTTGGTCGGTCCCGGAACGCTTTTTTATGACACTCCCGGTTTGGATTTTAGAATCTCCGATTCTTTTTTGGAAAACGAAGCGGACTTTTTTTCTGGACGCGGACAAAAATTTCTTTTGAGTGAAAATCCACATTCTACTCAAAACCGGAAATCGAATCCGGGTTTTTCAGATTTATTGCAGAATGTTCTGAAATACGGTGCGCTTCCGGATGTGATCCGAGTTCATCGAGAGTCGGAAGCTCGTTATCAACCATATAGAGTTTTTCTAATATTCGAAGAGAAAAATGTAACCTCCGAATTTATCAAAAAACAAAAGTCGATCAACAAAAGAGTCGGATCTAAAAAGTGTATCTTTTTTTTGAAAAAGGAAACCGTATTAAAAGAAGATACGATCGCGAATCTGCAATTTCTTTCTGAAAACGAAATTTATCGGGTCGATCCGGAAACTTTTGCGGAAGAATGTTTGACCATTCTCGCATCCATCGGGGTCAATTTATTGATGGTGGAAGGCGGAAATCTTTTGTATCAATCGTTTGTTTCGAAGTCGGGTCCTGACGATCTCATTCTAAAAATTCAAACTTCTTCTTCGATTCCAAACGGAATCAAACCGGACTTGAAAACGGGGCCGGAAAATTTTCTCTGGAAGGTAAGTGTCGAAGAAGACGACTGGGAGAGCTATCGATGTTTACAGGTTTAG
- a CDS encoding riboflavin synthase: protein MFTGLVETKGTILEILDTSDGRDFLVTTSWVNSDIKLGDSISVNGCCQTVTEFSDEGSKFRFYSTFKTLELTNFGLLKVGEEVNLERSALPTTRLGGHIVSGHIDGIGKILTLEKREGGSVICYTVSNDSVLSKYIAPRGSITVDGISLTVVDSRAGEFDLVLIPETLKKTNAKFWKPGTILNLEIDLVARYLEQLLKPQQ, encoded by the coding sequence ATGTTTACAGGTTTAGTCGAAACAAAAGGGACGATTCTCGAAATCTTGGATACTTCCGATGGAAGGGATTTTCTTGTAACAACAAGCTGGGTCAACTCCGACATCAAATTAGGAGACTCTATATCTGTAAACGGATGTTGCCAGACTGTGACGGAGTTTTCCGATGAGGGAAGCAAATTTAGATTCTATTCTACTTTTAAAACTTTGGAACTTACGAACTTCGGTTTATTAAAAGTAGGAGAAGAAGTCAATTTGGAACGGAGCGCCTTACCAACAACGCGACTTGGCGGACATATCGTAAGCGGTCATATCGATGGGATCGGCAAGATTCTCACACTCGAAAAAAGAGAAGGAGGTTCCGTCATTTGTTATACCGTATCGAACGATTCTGTTCTTTCCAAATATATCGCGCCAAGGGGAAGTATCACTGTGGACGGGATTTCTTTGACTGTTGTGGATTCTCGAGCAGGCGAATTTGATTTGGTTTTGATTCCGGAAACCCTCAAAAAGACAAATGCAAAGTTTTGGAAACCGGGCACGATTCTCAACTTAGAAATCGATCTGGTTGCCCGATACTTGGAGCAACTTTTAAAGCCGCAGCAATAG
- a CDS encoding bifunctional 3,4-dihydroxy-2-butanone-4-phosphate synthase/GTP cyclohydrolase II → MIKPIENAIEEIRSGRMIILMDSEDRENEGDLVIAAEFADKEKINFMATFGRGLICMPMEAERLKKLGLNRMVDDYSLGDKHGTAFTVSVDAKSRTSTGISAQDRAITVQALLDEKTVSSDLMRPGHLFPLQAVPGGVLRRAGHTEAAVDLSKLANLYSAGVICEIMNDDGTMARLPDLEIFAEKHGLNIYTIEDLIRYRRAKENLIRLEVESKLPTEYGEFTIRAYSTLIDDKIHVALIKGDIKKEDTVMVRVHSECLTGDIFSSNRCDCGPQLHSALDMISKEGKGVLLYMRQEGRGIGLINKLKAYNIQDKGYDTVEANEKLGFAPDLRDYGIGAQILREIGVGKMKILTNNPRKIVGLDGYGLEVVERIPIEIQPGSDNHGYLMTKKLKLGHILGFG, encoded by the coding sequence ATGATCAAACCCATTGAGAACGCAATCGAAGAAATTAGATCCGGAAGAATGATCATTCTTATGGATTCGGAAGATCGGGAAAACGAGGGAGACCTCGTTATAGCGGCCGAATTTGCGGATAAGGAAAAGATCAATTTTATGGCGACCTTTGGTCGCGGTTTGATCTGCATGCCGATGGAAGCCGAACGTCTGAAAAAGCTCGGGCTCAACCGGATGGTGGACGACTATTCTCTCGGAGACAAACACGGGACGGCGTTCACAGTTTCTGTGGATGCAAAGAGTAGAACTTCCACTGGGATTTCGGCGCAGGATCGTGCGATTACGGTGCAGGCTCTTTTGGATGAAAAAACGGTTTCCAGTGATCTCATGCGTCCCGGACATTTGTTTCCGTTACAAGCGGTTCCCGGCGGGGTTTTGAGAAGGGCGGGACATACGGAAGCGGCTGTGGATTTATCCAAACTTGCCAACTTATATTCCGCGGGCGTCATTTGCGAAATCATGAATGATGACGGAACCATGGCTCGTCTTCCGGATCTGGAAATATTCGCGGAAAAACACGGACTCAATATTTATACCATCGAAGATTTAATTCGCTATAGAAGAGCTAAGGAAAATCTGATTCGTTTGGAAGTGGAATCCAAACTTCCCACGGAATACGGAGAATTTACGATCCGAGCGTATTCCACATTGATCGACGATAAGATTCATGTCGCCTTAATCAAGGGCGATATCAAAAAAGAAGATACGGTGATGGTTCGGGTTCATAGCGAATGTCTGACCGGCGATATTTTTTCAAGCAACCGATGCGATTGTGGTCCTCAACTGCATTCCGCTCTGGATATGATTTCCAAGGAAGGAAAGGGCGTTCTTCTGTATATGAGACAAGAAGGGCGGGGTATCGGTCTGATCAATAAATTAAAGGCTTATAATATTCAAGATAAGGGATATGATACAGTGGAAGCGAACGAGAAACTCGGATTTGCCCCCGATCTAAGAGACTACGGGATCGGCGCGCAGATTTTGAGAGAGATCGGAGTAGGAAAGATGAAAATTCTTACCAACAATCCGCGGAAGATCGTGGGTCTTGACGGCTACGGTCTGGAGGTTGTGGAAAGAATTCCAATCGAGATTCAACCCGGATCCGATAACCACGGTTATCTGATGACCAAAAAATTAAAACTCGGTCATATACTCGGTTTCGGCTGA
- a CDS encoding DUF4349 domain-containing protein, producing the protein MKKTIIFILTLSLLFFADCGKKQEESKDSPTESTATGEGFLDKMRSAPMPNAEKKRAEKGEDESDKVFLVDKEENQLGKVFAPVSTSNERLLEYNIQLSYQCGDLVKTRKELLDFISKYGYLESSSAANSTSPYMTVKMHVRSEKLYEALLELDKLGNLLSEEISTVDHTEGMVWQKRKTTREKIRLARRNSASTHIGAAAKNWEAIEESVSNSEDELDLAEQETWKIKDRVHWATISVGFSIPTPPDAIQVPEYKNALVGILNTFLQFSYYLLWWLPFLILSVVFIYYGNILFQKVRKKIKG; encoded by the coding sequence TTGAAAAAGACGATCATTTTTATTCTTACCCTTAGCCTTTTGTTTTTCGCAGACTGCGGAAAAAAACAGGAAGAATCCAAGGATAGTCCCACCGAATCGACCGCAACGGGCGAAGGGTTTTTAGACAAAATGAGATCGGCTCCGATGCCGAATGCGGAAAAGAAAAGAGCAGAGAAAGGCGAAGACGAATCCGATAAGGTCTTCCTTGTAGACAAGGAAGAAAATCAACTCGGAAAAGTCTTCGCTCCCGTATCCACCTCGAACGAACGACTTTTGGAATACAACATTCAACTTTCCTATCAATGCGGCGATTTGGTCAAAACAAGAAAGGAACTTCTCGATTTCATTTCCAAATACGGATATCTCGAAAGCAGCTCTGCGGCAAACTCCACTTCACCGTATATGACCGTAAAAATGCACGTTCGTTCCGAAAAATTATACGAAGCTCTATTAGAACTTGATAAATTAGGAAATCTGCTTTCGGAAGAAATTTCCACCGTCGATCATACGGAAGGAATGGTCTGGCAAAAAAGAAAAACAACTCGCGAAAAAATCAGACTTGCAAGAAGGAATAGCGCCAGCACTCATATCGGCGCCGCAGCGAAAAACTGGGAAGCGATTGAGGAATCCGTATCCAATAGCGAGGATGAACTCGATCTCGCGGAACAAGAAACCTGGAAAATCAAAGACCGTGTGCATTGGGCTACAATTTCGGTTGGCTTTAGCATCCCGACTCCTCCCGATGCAATTCAGGTTCCCGAATACAAAAACGCTCTCGTAGGAATTCTCAACACATTTCTACAATTCAGCTATTATCTGCTTTGGTGGCTACCTTTCCTAATTCTTAGCGTGGTCTTTATATATTATGGAAACATCCTATTTCAAAAAGTTAGGAAGAAGATCAAGGGATAA
- the pdxH gene encoding pyridoxamine 5'-phosphate oxidase, translating into MKSRIAEIRTNYALSSLDISDTGDDPILFFQKWFQEAVLSEVLEVNAMTLATASKDGKPNARTVLLKGISNESFLFFTNYDSKKGKELDENPRACLVFFWAELERQIRIEGGVTKITKEESEDYFHTRPRESQIGAHSSPQSQAIPDRKFLENRFQELSARYEGKQIDLPANWGGYAVKPERIEFWQGRQNRLHDRIVFEKNSDLKWQKFRVAP; encoded by the coding sequence ATGAAATCCAGAATCGCCGAGATCCGAACCAACTACGCTCTTTCTTCTCTTGATATTTCCGATACCGGAGACGATCCGATTCTATTTTTTCAAAAATGGTTTCAAGAGGCTGTGTTATCCGAAGTATTGGAAGTCAACGCGATGACCTTGGCTACCGCAAGCAAGGATGGAAAACCGAACGCCAGAACCGTTTTACTCAAAGGAATCTCAAACGAATCCTTTCTCTTTTTTACAAACTATGACAGCAAAAAGGGAAAAGAGTTGGATGAAAATCCGAGAGCCTGTCTTGTATTTTTTTGGGCCGAACTCGAACGTCAAATTCGAATCGAAGGTGGCGTGACTAAAATCACAAAAGAAGAATCCGAAGATTACTTTCATACAAGACCTCGTGAATCGCAAATCGGAGCCCATTCTTCTCCGCAAAGTCAAGCGATTCCCGATCGAAAATTTTTAGAAAACCGATTTCAAGAATTGTCCGCACGATACGAAGGAAAACAAATCGATCTTCCCGCAAACTGGGGCGGCTACGCAGTAAAACCAGAGCGAATCGAATTTTGGCAAGGAAGACAAAACAGATTGCACGATCGAATCGTATTTGAAAAAAATTCCGATTTGAAGTGGCAAAAATTCAGAGTCGCCCCCTGA
- the modB gene encoding molybdate ABC transporter permease subunit, which yields MNSLDWESIRHPILLTLGVSALSTSIVTLLGVLAAYFLFKFRFWGKEFVDAIFTLPLVLPPTVLGYYLLVFFGRKGWIGSTLNDLFEFNVLFHWSGAVIASILVSFPLVYRSARAALENVDSDFEDTAKTLGKGNFFIFWEVLIPLSWRGILAGSMLAYARGMGEFGATLMIAGNIPKKTQTLSLAIYDSVQSGNDALAFYLVILTSVLSVLILTVSTKLFKKSHW from the coding sequence ATGAATTCTCTGGACTGGGAGTCGATTCGACATCCGATTCTACTTACGCTGGGGGTAAGCGCGCTTTCCACATCGATCGTGACTTTGTTGGGAGTCTTAGCGGCTTATTTTCTGTTTAAGTTCCGTTTTTGGGGAAAAGAATTCGTGGATGCGATTTTTACACTTCCGCTGGTTCTGCCTCCGACCGTACTCGGTTATTATCTTCTGGTTTTTTTCGGAAGAAAAGGATGGATCGGTTCCACGCTAAACGATCTGTTTGAGTTTAACGTTTTGTTTCATTGGTCGGGAGCTGTAATCGCTTCGATCCTTGTTTCTTTTCCTCTTGTATATCGATCCGCAAGAGCGGCTTTAGAGAATGTAGATTCAGACTTTGAGGACACGGCTAAAACTTTGGGTAAAGGGAATTTTTTTATCTTTTGGGAAGTGTTGATTCCGCTTTCTTGGAGAGGAATTCTTGCCGGTTCTATGCTTGCATACGCGAGAGGAATGGGAGAATTCGGAGCGACCTTGATGATCGCGGGAAATATTCCCAAAAAAACGCAGACATTGTCTCTTGCGATCTACGACAGTGTTCAATCCGGAAACGATGCTCTCGCGTTTTATCTCGTGATTTTGACCTCCGTCTTATCCGTTTTGATACTGACCGTTTCCACAAAACTATTCAAAAAATCCCATTGGTGA
- the modA gene encoding molybdate ABC transporter substrate-binding protein, with translation MIKFIYSMALILILSITPVFGEPKSILVSAASSLTQVFTEIGTEFEKKHAIRVFFNFGASGMLLQQIENGAPADVFASADQENVDKGIEKNVLDVSTRKNFVKNNLVLIVPKDNVLNLKSIADLKKEEVLKIALGNPITVPAGRYTKGLLEKEGLYSLLEKKYIPGENARQVLEYVVRGEVDAGFVYKTDAALFQDKIQVIVADLSPKPILYPIVSVLKTPNPKETKLFIDFLSSPEALKLFQKYQFGRP, from the coding sequence ATGATAAAATTTATATATAGTATGGCATTGATTTTAATTCTTTCGATCACTCCCGTTTTTGGAGAGCCCAAGTCCATTCTTGTTTCCGCTGCATCGAGTTTGACTCAGGTCTTTACGGAGATAGGAACGGAATTTGAAAAAAAACATGCGATTCGCGTTTTTTTCAATTTTGGTGCTTCCGGAATGTTGCTTCAACAGATTGAAAACGGCGCTCCTGCGGATGTGTTCGCGTCCGCGGATCAGGAAAACGTGGATAAAGGGATAGAAAAGAATGTTTTGGATGTTTCTACGAGAAAAAATTTTGTAAAAAACAATCTTGTTTTGATCGTTCCCAAGGATAACGTCTTGAATTTAAAAAGTATTGCCGACTTAAAAAAAGAGGAGGTTTTAAAAATCGCTTTGGGAAATCCGATTACGGTTCCCGCAGGAAGATATACAAAAGGTCTTTTAGAAAAAGAAGGTCTTTATTCTTTATTAGAAAAAAAGTATATTCCAGGGGAAAATGCGAGACAGGTCCTCGAATACGTGGTCAGAGGAGAGGTGGACGCGGGTTTTGTCTACAAAACCGACGCCGCTCTTTTTCAGGATAAAATTCAAGTCATTGTCGCCGATTTGTCTCCAAAGCCGATTTTATATCCGATCGTTTCGGTTTTAAAAACTCCGAATCCAAAGGAAACAAAGTTGTTTATCGACTTTTTATCTTCCCCGGAAGCGTTGAAACTCTTTCAAAAATATCAATTCGGAAGACCCTAA